The stretch of DNA CCGCGCCGTTAAGCTTGCGGAAACCAAGATCAACGAGCACGCGCAACGTGACGTTTTGCACATTGATGGCATCGCTGATCCGTTGATGCGGGAGGAACTTCATAAATATCCAGAGGTCACGCCCACCACGGACATTGCAACCACGACCATGGCTTGATAAGCCGAGATGGTTCGATAGTCTCGGGCTAGCGCGCTCAGCGCTAGCCCTGCATCGAGGCGTTGGACGCTGCCATCGCCTTCTCTCCAGCTTCCTCTTGACTTTCGCAGTCCCCTTCTCCTATCTAGCTGCACGTTAGCACTCTCTCCTTTAGAGTGCTAAACGGATCCCGTTTAGGCGCATGCTGCTGGGATCTAGCTCTATCGAGGTCTGAACCTCGTTCCATGAATTCCGCGAGCCCCGCGAGGGCCGATCACCATTAGGGAGTTCGAGACTATGTCTTTCCGCCCATTGCACGATCGCGTTGTCGTGCGCCGCATCGAGGAGGTCGCCAAGACTGCCGGCGGCATCATCATCCCCGACACCGCTCAGGAGAAGCCGCAGCAGGGCGAAGTGATCGCGGTTGGTCCCGGCGCCCGCGGGGAAGACGGAAAGGTTAATCCGCTCGACGTGAAGAAGGGCGACAAGGTGCTGTTCGGCAAGTGGTCCGGCACCGAGGTCAAGATCAACGGCGAAGAACTGCTGATCATGAAGGAAAGCGACATCATGGGCGTGATCGAGGGCTGATCCCTCGCGACCGATGATGATTGGGCTGTGCACCTGCACCCCGCAAATATTTAAAAGAGGTTCACATGGCAGCGAAAGACGTACGTTTTTCCGGTGACGCCCGCGAGCGGATGATCCGCGGCGTCAACATTCTGGCCGATGCGGTCAAGGTTACCCTCGGTCCCAAGGGCCGCAACGTCGTGATCGACAAGTCCTTCGGCGCGCCGCGCATCACCAAGGACGGTGTCTCGGTCGCCAAGGAAATCGAGCTTGAGGACAAGTTCGAGAACATGGGCGCGCAGATGGTGCGCGAGGTTGCCTCCAAGACCAACGATCTCGCAGGCGACGGCACCACGACCGCGACCGTCCTCGCCCAGTCGATCGTCCGCGAAGGCGCCAAGGCCGTGACCGCGGGCATGAACCCGATGGACCTGAAGCGCGGTATCGATCTCGCCGTGACGGCTGCGGTCGAGGATCTGAAGAAGCGTTCGCGTAAGGTTTCCTCCTCCAACGAGATCAGCCAGGTCGGCACCATTTCTGCAAATGGCGACAAGGACATCGGCAACATGATTGCCGAGGCCATGCAGAAGGTCGGCAATGATGGTGTGATCACCGTCGAAGAGGCGAAGACCGCCAATACCGAACTCGATGTCGTCGAAGGCATGCAGTTCGACCGCGGCTATCTCTCGCCCTATTTCGTCACCAATGCCGAGAAGATGCTGGCGGTCCTCGACGACCCCTACATCCTCATCCACGAGAAGAAGCTCTCGAACCTGCAGGCTATGCTGCCGGTCCTCGAGGCGGTCGTGCAGACGGGTAAGCCGCTGCTCATCATCGCCGAGGATGTCGAGGGCGAGGCTCTGGCGACCCTGGTCGTCAACAAGCTCCGCGGCGGCCTGAAGGTCGCGGCTGTGAAGGCCCCGGGCTTCGGCGACCGCCGCAAGGCGATGCTGGAGGACATGGCCGTTCTCACCGCCGGCCAGGTCATCTCTGAAGACCTCGGCATCAAGCTCGAGAACGTCACCATCGACATGCTCGGCCGCGCCAAGCGTGTGAGCATCGGCAAGGACGAGACCACCATTGTCGATGGCGCTGGTGAGCGCTCCGCGATCGAGGCCCGTTGCACCCAGATCCGTCAGCAGATCGAGGAGACCACCTCCGATTACGATCGTGAGAAGCTCCAGGAGCGTCTGGCGAAGCTCTCCGGTGGCGTTGCCGTGATCCGTGTCGGCGGTGCGACCGAGGTCGAGGTGAAGGAGAAGAAGGACCGTGTCGATGACGCCCTCAACGCGACCCGCGCGGCCGTTGAGGAAGGCATCGTGCCCGGCGGTGGTGTTGCACTGCTGCGCGCCAAACAGGCTGTTGCCGCGCTGAAGAACGACAACGCGGATATCCAGGCCGGCATCAACATCGTCGCCAAAGCCCTTGAGTCTCCGATCCGTCAGATCGCCGACAATGCTGGCGCCGAAGGCTCGATCGTCGTGGGCAAGGTCCTCGAGAAGGACGGCAATTACGGCTTTGACGCCCAGAACGAGGAATATGTCGACCTCGTCGAGCGCGGCATCATCGATCCGACCAAGGTCGTCCGTGTGGCTCTGCAGGATGCGGCTTCCATCGCCGGCCTGCTGATCACCACCGAGGCCATGGTTGCCGATCGTCCGAAGGAGCCCGCGGCTCCGGCCGGCATGCCCGGTGGCATGGGCGGCATGGGCGGCATGGACTTCTGATCACGCCGCGCACATCTCTGAGAGAGGGCGGCCGTCCGGAGCGATCCGGGCGGCCTTTCATTTTGGGGAGGGGAGCACGATCTAGAAATAGGCGATGAGCCGGCCCGCGAGCGCAACGCCCAGCCATAGCGCGATGGAAATGGCCGCCTGGGCTCGGCCAACCGGGGAAGCCGTCCTATCCCATTGCCCGAGCTGAGGGTTCCAGAGCCAGCGGAACAGGATTGCATTGGCAAGAACCAGCGCCAGAAGTCCCATCTTGATCCAGAACACGTAATTGCCGGCGATCGCGCGCGCATCCGCGGTGAACATGAGCCCGCCGGAGATGAGTTGGATGACGAACCCAGCCGCCGCGAGCGGCGTGACGAAGCGCGACAGCGCCGCCGCGTCGATCGCGCGCCCTAGTCCCAGGATCCTGAGATCGAGCACGATGATCGTGCCCGCAAGCAGCACAAGGCCCAGAATATGGCCGAGATTGGCCGCAGGATAGAGCCAGATCGAGTCCCTCAAGGCATGGGCAAAGCCGGAGGCTTCCAGCGTGACCGCCCATTCCGGCGGCCCGTGATGCTCCTCCATACCTAACGCAGCTCGACGGTCTTGCCATCGACCGTGACACGCTCGGCCCTGAGTTCGCCCTCATGACGCCGGCTGGGATAGCCCTCGACGATCACGCTCTTGCCCACCGCGAGATCCTCCCGAGGCAATCCGCGGGCCTGCATGCGCGAGGGCGGCGCCAGCACCACATTCCACCGTTTGCCCTGATACTCCATCACGAGCATGCCATGCGGGCTT from Rhodoligotrophos sp. CJ14 encodes:
- the groES gene encoding co-chaperone GroES, which codes for MSFRPLHDRVVVRRIEEVAKTAGGIIIPDTAQEKPQQGEVIAVGPGARGEDGKVNPLDVKKGDKVLFGKWSGTEVKINGEELLIMKESDIMGVIEG
- the groL gene encoding chaperonin GroEL (60 kDa chaperone family; promotes refolding of misfolded polypeptides especially under stressful conditions; forms two stacked rings of heptamers to form a barrel-shaped 14mer; ends can be capped by GroES; misfolded proteins enter the barrel where they are refolded when GroES binds), coding for MAAKDVRFSGDARERMIRGVNILADAVKVTLGPKGRNVVIDKSFGAPRITKDGVSVAKEIELEDKFENMGAQMVREVASKTNDLAGDGTTTATVLAQSIVREGAKAVTAGMNPMDLKRGIDLAVTAAVEDLKKRSRKVSSSNEISQVGTISANGDKDIGNMIAEAMQKVGNDGVITVEEAKTANTELDVVEGMQFDRGYLSPYFVTNAEKMLAVLDDPYILIHEKKLSNLQAMLPVLEAVVQTGKPLLIIAEDVEGEALATLVVNKLRGGLKVAAVKAPGFGDRRKAMLEDMAVLTAGQVISEDLGIKLENVTIDMLGRAKRVSIGKDETTIVDGAGERSAIEARCTQIRQQIEETTSDYDREKLQERLAKLSGGVAVIRVGGATEVEVKEKKDRVDDALNATRAAVEEGIVPGGGVALLRAKQAVAALKNDNADIQAGINIVAKALESPIRQIADNAGAEGSIVVGKVLEKDGNYGFDAQNEEYVDLVERGIIDPTKVVRVALQDAASIAGLLITTEAMVADRPKEPAAPAGMPGGMGGMGGMDF
- a CDS encoding DUF6152 family protein; this encodes MITFRHASLALVLAWAPAGIAQAHHGWNSYDADTVLRFEAPILDMSYQSPHGMLVMEYQGKRWNVVLAPPSRMQARGLPREDLAVGKSVIVEGYPSRRHEGELRAERVTVDGKTVELR